The Nitrospira sp. genome includes a region encoding these proteins:
- the erpA gene encoding iron-sulfur cluster insertion protein ErpA: MLTISSDAECKLREFIQQEPEAIGLRIYVRGGGCHGYQYGMAFEAKIAEDDTVIERGDLKIMLDSQSAPLLKGSEVKYLDNVQGSRFSIKNPQTKTTCGCGSSFSA; the protein is encoded by the coding sequence ATGCTGACTATCTCATCAGATGCGGAATGCAAACTTCGTGAGTTCATCCAGCAAGAACCCGAGGCGATCGGATTACGCATCTATGTCCGCGGTGGGGGCTGTCACGGATACCAATATGGCATGGCGTTTGAGGCCAAGATCGCCGAGGACGACACAGTGATCGAAAGAGGAGACCTCAAGATCATGTTGGATTCGCAAAGCGCTCCGCTCCTGAAAGGATCCGAAGTGAAATATCTGGACAACGTCCAAGGCTCCAGGTTCTCGATCAAGAACCCGCAGACCAAGACGACCTGTGGATGCGGAAGTTCCTTTAGTGCCTAA